The following coding sequences lie in one Deltaproteobacteria bacterium genomic window:
- a CDS encoding metallophosphoesterase → MFDTLIGVLDAAALTQAWRWARAEKPQLVLLVPPAVALFGLALAVHRGFELFDTMRLASHVLFVHLPLVCVGVALILRRSRIAPVPALAALLLVAIGVDAFSIEPRALEVEHFQVVSKKVDHPIRIGVVADIQVDAIGAHERDALATLAAEKPDLVLFAGDYVQVPAHELQGMERNFNQLLRDAKLSPPLGAFAVEGNAEHGRDWAPLFDGTGIRALPRTTTLDLPGLRLTGLTLRDSFDRALDIPADPNRLTIALGHGPDFALGGVMTDLLIAGHTHGGQVRLPLIGPIMTLSHVPRAWAAGMTALDHGRTLVVSRGVGMERGPAPRLRFLCRPELVIVDVVPE, encoded by the coding sequence ATGTTCGATACCTTGATCGGGGTTCTCGACGCGGCCGCGCTGACACAGGCGTGGCGCTGGGCCCGCGCGGAAAAGCCGCAGCTCGTGCTGCTCGTGCCGCCCGCGGTCGCGCTCTTCGGGCTCGCGCTCGCCGTTCATCGCGGCTTCGAGCTGTTCGACACGATGCGGCTCGCGTCGCACGTGCTCTTCGTTCACTTGCCGCTGGTGTGCGTTGGAGTCGCGCTGATCTTGCGGCGTTCGCGAATCGCGCCCGTGCCCGCGTTGGCTGCGCTGCTGCTCGTGGCCATCGGCGTCGATGCGTTCTCGATCGAGCCGCGCGCGCTCGAGGTGGAGCACTTTCAGGTCGTCTCGAAGAAGGTCGATCACCCGATTCGCATCGGCGTGGTGGCCGACATCCAGGTCGACGCGATTGGCGCCCACGAGCGAGACGCGCTCGCGACGCTGGCCGCCGAGAAGCCCGACCTCGTCCTGTTTGCCGGCGACTACGTGCAAGTGCCCGCGCACGAACTGCAGGGGATGGAGCGCAACTTCAACCAGCTCCTCCGCGACGCGAAGCTCTCGCCGCCGCTCGGCGCGTTCGCCGTCGAAGGGAACGCCGAGCACGGCCGCGATTGGGCGCCGCTCTTCGACGGCACCGGCATTCGCGCGCTCCCGCGCACCACGACGCTCGACCTTCCCGGGCTGCGGCTCACCGGGCTCACGTTGCGCGACTCGTTCGACCGCGCGCTCGACATTCCGGCTGATCCGAATCGGCTCACGATCGCGCTCGGCCACGGTCCTGATTTCGCGCTCGGCGGCGTGATGACCGACCTGCTCATCGCCGGGCACACGCACGGCGGCCAGGTTCGGCTGCCGCTGATTGGGCCGATCATGACGCTCTCTCATGTCCCGCGCGCGTGGGCCGCAGGGATGACCGCGCTCGATCACGGGCGCACGCTCGTCGTCTCGCGCGGCGTGGGCATGGAGCGGGGGCCGGCGCCGCGGCTGCGGTTCCTGTGCAGGCCAGAGCTGGTGATCGTCGACGTCGTGCCTGAATGA
- a CDS encoding type II secretion system F family protein translates to MDAFDPDEVRQRLANLGYSEVELRRKWFELPRLTDVLGLVTRIDRAVVARQLSVMLDAALPAAQCVSIIKGQQRNRSVRRELELIEAGLARGLALADALRLAHRLFAAAPEFVGVSDEDVVNALERFARRVERRG, encoded by the coding sequence ATGGACGCATTCGACCCAGACGAGGTCCGCCAGCGACTTGCGAATCTGGGCTATTCCGAGGTTGAGCTTCGGAGGAAGTGGTTCGAGCTTCCCCGCCTGACGGATGTGCTCGGCCTGGTGACCCGAATCGATCGCGCGGTCGTTGCGCGGCAACTGAGCGTGATGCTCGACGCTGCGCTGCCGGCAGCTCAATGCGTCTCGATCATCAAGGGGCAGCAGCGCAACCGGAGCGTGCGGCGCGAGCTCGAGCTCATCGAGGCAGGGCTGGCTCGAGGACTGGCGCTCGCGGACGCGCTCAGGCTGGCGCACCGTCTCTTCGCGGCGGCCCCGGAATTCGTCGGCGTCAGCGATGAAGATGTCGTGAACGCGCTGGAGCGATTCGCCAGGCGCGTCGAGCGCCGCGGCTAG